The following are from one region of the Corylus avellana chromosome ca1, CavTom2PMs-1.0 genome:
- the LOC132168080 gene encoding uncharacterized protein LOC132168080: MGVSSSSVNNLDLNVAPAAQPIVMPDVQPEVPVVPPEVSAIHPVVPVTHPNEPAAYPNVWQPTFVFDNRPITIHDSVMLHDSTAVAVAKGFVIPRDQTFLADRSDTDAINNSLAFSIQGAASVSDMAQRLSARNVELKVSRNQIGVLQRLLKYYKRKHVDLKQENTQLKKMMLSYAEYLGPKMLEMEKNTERLQRQHEKLRVDVQGCCKSLRTRSSQK, encoded by the exons atgggagtatcatcatcatccgttaacaacctcgatttgaatgttgctcctgcagcacaacccattgttatgcctgacgtgcaaccggaggtgcctgttgttccccctgaagtgtctgctattcatcccgtcgtacctgttacacaccctaatgaacctgctgcatatcctaacgtatggcagccaacttttgtctttgacaatcgtcctatcactattcacgattctgtcatgctccatgattctactgctgtagcagtggccaaaggtttcgtaattccacgggatcaaacgttcttagctgataggtcggatactgatgctattaataactcattggcattcagtatccaaggtgctgcttcagtttctgacatggcacaacgtttgagtgccagaaatgttgagctgaaagtctcaagaaaccaaatcggggtcttacagcgactgctcaaatactacaaacgaaaacacgtggatttgaagcaggagaatactcagctgaaaaagatgatgttatcttacgcagaatacttgggaccaaagatgctagaaatggagaagaataccgaacgtctccagcgacagcacgaaaaactccgggtcgatgttcaggggtgttgcaagtctctccgcacacgctctagtcag aaataa